GTCCCCTGAAGCAATTATTATCTTATTTTAAGAATCCTTTAAATATATTACTGCTTATTCTAGCGGCCATTTCCTTCTATCTCGGTGACAAGGAAGCCTCTCTAATTATCGTCATTATGGTGGCGGTGAGTATTGTTTTAACCTTTGTCCAAGAATACCGCTCCAGTAATGCCGCTGAGCGTTTACGCGCCATGGTGAGTACTACCGCTACCGTACTAAGAAAAGATCGGCGTAGTGGTGTTCCCGACGAGGTAAACCGTTACTTTAATATCCATCTCTCGCCTTCCGGCCCACAGCGCCGTGAGGTTCCCCTTGATACCTTGGTCCCCGGGGATATTATTCAGCTCTCTGCCGGCGACATGATTCCTGCGGATGTGCGTTTACTGACCGCCAAAGATTTATTTGTGAACCAATCCTCCCTCACTGGAGAAGCATTACCAGTGGAGAAATTTGCCAGCACTGAACAGGTGGCGGGCAAGGATCCCCTGCAATTTAATAATATATGTTTTATGGGGACAAACGTGGTGAGTGGTACCGCTACAGCGGTGATTGCTCTAACGGGTTCACACACCTACTTTGGTAGCCTCGCGCAAATGGTGGGTGGTGTTCGTCAGTTAACGAGTTTTGATCGTGGTATCAATCAATTTACTTGGTTGATGATTCGCTTCATCATGATTATGACACCCCTGGTATTTGTTATTAATGGCGTTACTAAGGGCGACTGGATGGAGGCTTTTCTCTTTTCCGTGGCGGTGGCGGTGGGGCTAACCCCGGAGATGCTGCCCATGATTGTGACCGTTAACTTGGGTAAAGGGGCCCTTGCTATGTCACGCAAGAAAGTGATTGTGAAGCGCCTTAATTCCATTCAGAATTTTGGTGCCATGGACGTGCTATGTACCGATAAAACGGGGACCCTCACCCAGGACAAAATTATCCTAGAAAAACATGTGGATATTTATGGTCAAGAGAACGAGGATGTGCTGGAGTATGCTTATCTTAATAGTTTTCACCAATCGGGCTTAAAAAACTTATTAGATGTGGCGGTGCTGGAATATGCAAGCCTAAATGAACAATTAAGAACCGGTGCCAATTACCGTAAGGTGGATGAAATTCCCTTTGACTTTCAACGTCGCCGTATGTCCGTAGTGGTGGAGGGTAAAGGTCGTCACCTGTTGATTTGTAAAGGGGCTGTTGAGGAAATATTTTCCTGTTGTAGCGAAGCGGAGGTCAATGGTCAGCGTATTCCCTTAGGTCATGAAGATTTAACTAAACTCCTAGAGGTCACTCGCGAGCTCAACGAGGATGGCTTTCGAGTCATCGCCATTGGCTATAAGGAAACTCCTGCCACCCCACAAACTTACTCAGTAAAAGATGAAGCGGGGTTAATTCTGGTGGGTTACATTGCCTTTTTGGATCCGCCCAAGGATAGCGCGAGAGAAGCCATCGCCGCCCTGAATCGCCATGGCGTAGCCGTTAAAATTCTAACCGGCGATAACGATGTGGTGACCCGTAAAGTCTGCCGTGAGGTGGGGTTACAAGTGGATCGGATTGTGCTGGGTAGCGATTTGGAGAAGATGACAGATGAAGAGCTCGCTGAGGCCGCTGAAACGGTGTCCGTGTTTGCTAAACTCTCGCCAGCGCAAAAAGCGCGAGTGATTAAAGCCTTACACATGCGCGATCACGTGGTGGGATTTATGGGTGACGGCATTAATGACGGGCCCGCCTTAAAGGCCGCTGATGTGGGCATTTCAGTGGATACCGCTGTGGATATCGCCAAGGAGTCGGCGGATATTATTCTGCTTGAAAAAAGCTTAATGGTTTTGGAGGAGGGCGTGATTGAGGGGCGTCGCGTGTTTGGTAATATTGTGAAATACATCAAGATGGGGGCGAGTTCTAACTTTGGTAACATGTTCAGTGTGTTAGGGGCCTCCGCCTGGTTACCTTTCTTGCCCATGCAGGCTATTCAGGTGTTAACCAATAATTTGTTATATGATTTTTCACAAACAGCGATTCCCACCGACAATGTGGATGATGAATATATTGCCAAGCCACGGCGATGGGATATTGCCAATATTACTCGTTTTATGGTCATGGTGGGCCCCATCAGCTCCATTTTTGATTATGTCACCTTTGCCATTATGTATTATGTGTTCAAAGCCAATACCGTGGCTGGAGCTCCTTTGTTTCAAACTGGCTGGTTTGTGGAATCCCTACTCTCACAAACCTTAATTATTCATATTATTAGAACCGGTCGCATTCCCTTTTTACAAAGTCGTGCGAGCTTACCGATGTTTATCACCAGTCTCTTGATTTGTACAGTGGGCGTTTGGTTACCCTATTCGCCCTTTGCCCATGCGCTGGGATTCACTGCTTTACCCATCGCTTACTGGGGCTATATTATTCCTATTTTGCTCGGTTATTTAATTCTCGCTCATTTAATGAAAACCTGGGTTATCCGCCGTTATGGCTTAAACTAATAGCATGAATGATGTTCCCTATTGGTTAAATGAGAAGGGCCCTCTTGCTCAAGCGCTAGAGGGCTTTCGTGTGCGTGAACAACAAATGGCCATGGCCACTGCCATTGATCAAGCCATAACGAATAAGAGCCTATTAATTGTCGAGGCGGGCACGGGTACAGGTAAAACCTACGCTTATCTTGTGCCAGCTCTGTTGTCCTCTGGCAAAGTCATTATTTCCACCGGTACTAAAACACTACAGGATCAGCTTTTTCATCGCGATCTGCCTTTTTTGCGAGAGGTGATGAAGCTGCCCATTCATGTGGCCTTACTGAAAGGGCGGGCTAATTATCTATGTCATTACTATCTCAATTTAACCCTCAAGGAAGGGCGTTTGCGCGAGCGTCATCAGGTGAGACAACTTAACACCATTAAAGAGTTTGCCGGCATCACTCAAACGGGGGACAAAAGTGAATGCCAAGGTGTCCCGGAAAATGCTCCCATTTGGTCACAGGTGACCTCCACCCGTGACAATTGTTTGGGTCAAGATTGTCCTCATCAAAGTCAATGTTATGTATTAAATGCCAGAAAAAAAGCGGCGGCAGCGGACTTTTTGGTGGTTAATCATCATTTGTTTTTTGCTGATATCATGCTGCGCGATGAGGGAGTGGCTGAATTGCTCCCCAATGCCGATACCGTGGTATTGGATGAAGCCCATCATTTGCCAGATGTGGCTACCCTTTTTTTTGGACAAAGCGTCTCCACTGCCCAGTGGCTAGAGTTAGCAAGGCAAACTCTTGTGGAGGGGTTGGCTTTACAAATGGCTAGGCAGGAGCTAGAGCAGTATTTACTGCCCATTGAAAAAGCGCTTCGTGACCTGCGTCTGTTGTTTGGTCAGCGGGAGGGTAAGCTCAATTACGAGAGCGCCCGAGCGATTCAGGGTTTTACACAAGTGGGCCAGCAGCTCCTCACACTATTGGGCGAACTAAACGGCTACTTGGCGCCCTTTGCCGGGCGCACTGAGGGCTTTGATGTGGTCATCAGTCAATGGCATACAGCAGAAGAATTTCTTTCACTCTGGCTCAATCAGGAACAAGACAACAGTGAAGCCATTCGTTGGTGTGATTGTTTCAGTCAATCGATGCAGTTGCATTACACACCCTTATCCATTGCTGAGCTGTTTAGGGAGGAGATCAATAGGCAGGCTAAGGCCTGGATATTTACCTCCGCGACCCTCGCCATGAAGGGCGATTTTTCACATTTTCAGCGCGATATGGGACTTGAGGAGGCGATCACTCATTGTTGGGATAGTCCTTTTAAGTACCAAGAAAATGCCCTGTTGTATGTTCCCCAACAGCTTCCTCAACCCCAGGAGAGTCACTTCACTGAAGCAGTCATTGAGGCGGCAAAACCTGTTTTGTTAGCGAGCCGTGGTCGTGCTTTTTTATTATTTACCACCCACCGTGCTCTGCTCACGGGGGCAGAACTCATCAGAGAGTGGTTACAACGTGAGGGTCTTGAGTTTCCCTGTTTTGTGCAGGGTGAGCAAACAAAAATTGAGCTCCTTGATCAATTTCGGCAGTCTATGAACGGTATTTTGTGTGCCACCCACTCCTTTTGGGAGGGAGTGGATGTGAAGGGAGAAGCGTTATCTCTAGTGATTATTGATAAGCTACCCTTTCAACCCCCTGACGACCCTGTTACCGCCGCGCGTCTTGAGGCTATCAATCGAACTGGCGGTAACGCCTTTATGGATTATCAGTTACCAAAGGCAGTGATTACCTTAAAACAAGGGGCAGGGCGTTTAATTCGAGATGAGGAGGATAAAGGCGTATTGATGATTTGTGACCCTCGCTTAATTGATAAATCCTATGGCCGGCGGATTTGGATGAGTTTGCCTGCCATGAAGCGAACTCGCAGTAGCGAGGAGGCAATAGAATTTTTAAGTCAGTGTTAAGAGAGGGAGCTTGCCCCAGAAATGGGTAACGAGACACGGACTTCAAAATACTGTTCAGGAATTTTTTTAAAGGTGAGGGTCCCATGGTGCAATCTGACTATTTTATCCACAATAGCAAGACCCAAACCGGTACCAGAAATGCCCGTGCGTGAGTGATTTTTACGAGTAAAGGGCTTTAATAAATGGGTAGCTTCCTCAGAGGTTAAGCCTTCGCCGTGATCAATAATGGAGATATGTACCCAAGACTCATCCGCACTGGTCCGAATTTCGATGGGAGGGCGGCCATACCGCCTAGCATTTTCCACTAAATTAATCACTACTCGCTCCATCGATTTGGGATTAATTTCCGTGGATGGCATGGATTTGGCTAATACCAAAGTAAGAGGATAGTCGCGGGCAAGCAGGAATTGCACCACCTTTTCTACCACATAATTAAGGTTGGTGTGTGTCAGCCAATGTTCATTTTGAATACGGGCGTAATCTAAAAACTGATTTAATGTGCTGTCAATTTCCTCTAAGTCTTGGATCATCGATTCGGTATTTTTATCATCACCAAAGTGTGAGAGCTCAATGGCGAGACGAAGTCGCGAGAGAGGGGTTCTTAAATCATGGGATACCCCTGCTAGCATCACTGCTCGATTACTCTCCACCTCCTCCAGGGACACTTGCATTTCATTGAAAATACGAGAGAGAGTTTTTATCTCCTCCGGTCCTTGCTGCTCGGACACGGGGTCAGTGAGTCGTCCTTGAGCAATGGATTGAGCAGCGCTAGACAGTTGATTGATTGGTTGAATTAAATGACTCACGCCAAAATACAGGCCAACCAATGACAAAAGGACCAAACAAAACAACGCTATCACCCAGCGCAGGGGAAAGTCCGCATCAAAGGGCAGGCGTTCGGTGATGTACCAGTAGTTACCTTTGGTGGTGACAAGATAAATCCAGATTTTAGGAATAGTATGGGCGTCGGAAATATAAATCCGTGATTCCGGCGACACTTCCTTTTGTAAACGATTTTCAAGATAGACAAGACGCTGTTCACGGGCATGGGTGGCTTCTGGTGGTGGAGACAATACTCTGTCAGAGACAATGGTGCCGTGTTCATTAGTTAAAATGGTATGAATAAAATCTGGGCGCTCACTGTCGGTTAACAAGCCCAGGGAGTTAATTAAAGTTTTTATTTGGTTAACCCGGTCATCAATTAACCGGTTTTGTAGGGGCTGGGTGTAAAAGCGTTGCACCACAAAAGTGGTGGCAAGTTGGGTTAAGATGACTAAGAAAATAACAAATAAAGCAGTTCGACCAAGTAGCGAGTGAGGAATTAATTTCATCAATTGTTATCGGGGACAAATACATAGCCAAAGCCCCAAACGGTTTGAATAAAACGTGGTTTACTAGAATCCACTTCAATGAGGCGACGTAGCCTGGAAATTTGCACATCTATACTGCGATCAAACACCTCGTGTTCACGGCCCCTTGCCATATCCATGAGTTTTTCTCTCGACAGAGGTTCACGAGGGTGGGTCACAAGAACCCGTAAAAGAGCGTATTCACCACTGGTGAGATTCACATCCAGTCCGTGTTTAAACAAGGTGCGGTTATTGAGATTAAATTCAAAGGGGCCGAACTCAATGATATGTTGCCCTTCAGGTAACACCGTGGGCGCCGCTGGAATGCCGTTACTGGGTTGACGACGCAGTACCGCATGGATACGAGCTAACAGTTCTCGCGGGTTAAAGGGCTTGGATAAATAATCATCAGCCCCCATTTCCAAACCCACGATTCTGTCCACATCCTCGCCCATGGCAGTGAGCATGATAATAGGTATAGAGTTATTGCTGCTCCGTAAATGACGGCAAATGGATAGGCCATCTTGCCCTGGTAGCATGAGATCTAGCACCAATAAATCAAATCTTTCTCTTGATAAAGCTCGCTCTAAAGAGTTACCATCGGCCACAGCCTCCACGGTAAAACCCTGCTCGGAGAGGTAACGTTTTAATAATTCTCGAAGACGCATGTCATCATCGAGTACAATAATTTTAGAGGGCTTTTTATCCATAGCCATTATGCTAACCTTTTTTTTAACATTACTATATATCAATTTGTAACATGATCCATCACAGCGTGACTCTTAATCATTCCCCCACCATGCTTCTTATTGATACGGCTACGGAGCAAGGGTCGGTGTGCTTAACCCATGATGGTCATCTTGTGAGTAGTGAGTGGAGCGGAGCGCTCAAGCATGTGGAATCCGTCTTGCAGCATATCAAAGACTTGCTCAGTGAGGGGCGAGTCAACATGGCTGATATTGAGGTCATTGCTTTCTCTCAAGGCCCTGGTTCCTTCACGGGACTCAGGGCAGGCTGCGGCGTCACCCAAGGTTTAGCTTTGGCCTATGATATTCCAGTTATCCCAGTACCGACTTTATTGATGTTAGCACAACAGATGGATTACCCTAGTGTCACGGTGCTGCTGGATGCCAGAATGGGACAGGTGTATGGTGCTCGCTACCAGAGGCAAGGCTTACTGTGGCAAGAGACATTGCCGGCTGGCTTATACGAGCCACAGAGTCTGCCTCAGGAATTGGTTGATAGTTCTGTGCTGGTGGGTAGTGGCGCTGACATCTATCAAGCACAGCTCACCGCCGTTCAGGATAAACGATTACCGCCGATGGTATCGGGTATTCAACCCCACGCGCGCTGGCTAATGAACTATGCCCTCAATGAGTTTCAGCAGGGTCGCACCCTGTGTGCTGATCAGGCGATTCCTGTTTACGTGCGAGATAAGGTGGCCTTGACTACGCTAGAGAGACAACAGCCGTAATGGAGTTTTGTCTTGAGAGCATGGTGGAGGAGCATTTACCGCAGGTGATGGCGATCGAGCGGGTTGCTTTTTCTCACCCATGGTCTGAGCGAAATTTTAAGGACTCACTCGGTTCAGGGGCCATGGGCCTCATGTTGACAGTGAATCAGCAAGGGCTGGGTTATACTGTATTCATGCCAGTCATAGATGAGTTACATATATTAAATTTTGCTATAGATCCCCAACACCACCGTCGTGGCTTGGGCCAACGACTTATTTCAGGAGTGCTGGAGTTGGCGGTAAGTCAACACCTTAAAGAAATCTATTTGGAGGTGCGGGAGAGTAACCATGGCGCTCGTCATCTTTATGACAAGGTGGGATTCATGGAAATTGGTCGACGCCGAGGATACTATCCCCTTGAGCGGGGTCGAGAGGATGCTGTGGTGATGAGAAAAACCCTATGAATCGTGACGAAGCGCTATTACGCGAAATGAATCTGTGGTCCACTCTGGCCTTGTTCCAGAGCCAACACGCTCCCCCCTCTTTAGCACAAGAAGAGTCGAGGCTTCCAACAAAGTTGCCGCCCACGGTTGTTCCTGTGACCCCTGAGACCAACCATGAGAAAGTGGCGGTCTTGACTCCGCCCTCTCCTGCGCCAAGCCACAGTACGAATATATCCACCTCACTCCTTGAGAGGGTGAATCAATGTACCGCTTGCGCTCTTCATGGTGTCAGAACACAGGCCATGGTGGGGCAGGGCAGTCAGAGTGCAACATGGTTATTGATTGCAGAGGCGCCCAGTGCTGAGGAGGATTTACATAACCTTCCTCTACAGGGAACGGCAGGAGAGGTGCTCAAGAATTTACTGCAGGCAGTAGAGCTCACTGCCTTGACCGACACCTATCATTGCTATCTCGTTAAGTGTCGTCCACAGCATAACCGTCCCCCCAGAGAAGAGGAGTTTATCGCCTGTCGTCAATACCTGATGGAGGAAATGGCACTCTTACAGCCCAGAGTCATCGTGTTAATGGGGAGGATCGTGGCTAAGTTATTACTTAACCTGGATGTGCCTTTGTCTGAAATGAGACAGAAAACTTACACCCTAGCTGGTATTAATACCATTGTTACCTTGGATATGGGTGCTTTATTAAGACAACCGCAGGAAAAATCCCGCGCCTGGCGGGATTTCATGTATGCCAAAAAACTGAGTATGTGAACGTTATTAATCAATATAATTGACGTGGCGGTAACGACGGTATAGCCAATACATCACCCCACTAATAAAGCCCGCTAATAATATCACGCTGGTATAAAAGGCCGCCTCACTTGGTAGCAATATCGCTTCTTTAAAATGCCTGATACCCAAAAAATGGTAGAGACGATTCAAGGGTTGGTCTGCACGAATCACTAGTGCGTAGACACCCATCATCAATAAAATACTGATGTTTTCATTAAAATTTTGGACTGCGATACTGTGTCCTGCGCCCATTAATTGATGGCCGCGATGTTGCAGTAAGGCATTCATAGGCACCACAAAAAATCCCCCCATGGCGCCAGCTAAGATTAAGAGAGCAATGGCTTTGTGCCAGTCATGAATGAACAACATGCCAAAAATCGCAAACCCCATAGCAATGCCCACTGGCAACACCTTCAGTGAGTTTTCGAGGGTGACCAGTTTGGCGGCCGCAATGGCGCCTATGGCGATGCCAATGGCAGATACGGCAGTGATTTGCGTGGCTTGTTCTAAAGAGAAATGAAGTTGTAGGCCGGCCCAGACTAACACAATGAGTCGTAAGGTTGAGCCCACGCCCCAAAACAAAGTGGTGACTGCGAGGGAGACTTTTCCTAAGGGATCCTGCCAAAGCATTTTAAAGGAGCGCGCAAAATCTAAAATAATATAAAAGGGATGATTGTTTTTAAGTTTATGATCCAGTTTTACCTGAGGGATTTTTAAATTAAATAAAGCAGCCAGAATATAGAGCACCAACACAATGAGTATGGAAAACTGTGGGCTATTGATGGTGGGTAGCATGAGAGATTCTAAGAGATGATTGAATGAACCATAAGCCCAAAAATGCTCGTTTAAAATCAGACCGCCTAATACGGCTCCCATAATAATGGCGAGTACAGTCAAACCTTCCATCCAGCTGTTAGCCACTACCAGTAGGGAGGAGGGGAGATACTCCGTTAAAATGCCATACTTGGCTGGAGAGTAAGCGGCTGCCCCTAAACCCACTAGTGCGTATGAGTAGAGGGGATTAACACCAAAGAGCATGGCGACGCAACCCAAGAGCTTGACCAAATTGCTGATAAACATCACCTGTCCCTTTGGTAGGGCATCGGAGAAAGCCCCTACAAAGGGCGCCAGGAGGATGTAGGAGACCACAAAAAACTGCTGCAGAATCGGTACATACTCCGGTGGTGCTGAAAGCATTTTAAGCAAGGCAATAGCCGCAAAGAGCAAAGTGTTATCTGCTAAGGCCGATAAAAACTGAGCGCTCAGAATGATATAAAAGCCACGATTCATGAATGTTAAAGCACTTCTGCGGCGTAATCAGCAAGACGTGATCTTTCGCCTCTTTGCAGTGTCACGTGTCCGCTGTGACGCCAACCCTTAAAGCGGTCTACCACGTAAGTTAATCCAGAACTGCCTTCGGTCAAGTATGGCGTATCAATTTGGGCAATGTTACCCAAACACACCACCTTGGTGCCAGGACCTGCCCGAGTAATTAAGGTTTTCATTTGTTTGGGGGTTAAGTTTTGCGCCTCATCAATAATTAAATATTTATTTAAGAATGTTCGACCACGCATAAAGTTTAAGGATTTAATTTTAATGCGCGAACGGATCAAGTCGCGCGTGGCAGCGCGTCCCCAATCACCCGCTTCATCATCATTTTTGTTTAACACATCAAGGTTATCCTCTAAGGCGCCCATCCACGGCATCATTTTCTCCTCTTCTGTGCCGGGTAAGAAGCCAATATCCTCTCCCACAGGAACGGTGACGCGCGTCATGATGATCTCTGAGTAGGTTTGATGCTCAAGGGTTTGCATGAGACCTGCGGCGAGAGTCAGTAATGTTTTACCCGTACCCGCCTGACCCAAAAGGGTCACGAAATCAATGTCAGGATCCATCAGGAGATTGAGAGCAAAGTTTTGTTCTCTGTTAGCGGCCATGATACCCCAGATATTATTTTTTTGTGAGGTGTAATCGCGAAGGGTTTGGAGGACGGCGAACTGGTTATTTTTTTCTTTGACGAAAGCATAAAAGGGAGTTTCAGCATCATCTTGATAGACGAACTCATTGAGTAAAAAAGAGCTCACCATGGGTCCTTTGATACGGTAGAGAGTTTTCCCCTGTTCTTGCCAGGACTCGATATCATTTCCATGGCTATCCCAAAATTCAGGGGCCAGCTCACGAGTTCCTGTGTAGAGTAAATCACTGTCTTCTAATACTTTATCGTTAAAGTAATCCTCTGCGTCCACGCCCAGTGCCCGGGCTTTAATGCGCATATTAATGTCTTTACTAACCAAAATTATCAAGCGGTTAGGTTGGGCATGTTTTAATTCCAGAGCAACCGCTAGAATTTGGTTGTCACCCTTTTCAGAATTCAAGGGCAATGAGAGCATCCCCCCTGTTACTGTTTGAAGAAATAAAGAGCCGGTGACATTTTTTTCGCCCTCTCTTGCCAGAGGAATTCCACTCGTAATATCGCCCTTGTCTTTGGTAATAATCTCATCTAAGAAACGACTCACTTGTCTTGCGTTGCGAGCTACCTCAGTCATCCCTTTTTTATTGTTATCGAGCTCCTCCAAAATAATCATGGGCAGATAGACATCATGCTCTTCAAATTGAAACAGAGAGGTGGGATCGTGTAACAATACATTGGTATCAAGAACAAACAGTTTTTTTTCTGTAGCGGATTGTTTAACCATGAACTCGGATTTCCTTAGGTATAGGTAAATATATAATTATAGGCTCTTAATACAGTCTAAAACCGCTTGAGCGTGTCCCGGAACGTTCACCCCGCGCCACTCTTGTCTGAGTTTTCCCTCACTATCGATGACAAAGGTACTGCGCTGAATACCTCTAACTTGTTTGCCATACATATTTTTCATTTTGATCACATCAAATAGTGTGCAGGCAATTTCATCGGCATCACTGAGCAGAGGAAAGGGATAGTCGAATTTACTTTTAAAGCGTTCGTGGGAGGCAATACTGTCACGGGAAATACCCATGACAGAACATTTTAATTGTTTGAATTCCTCATAAAGGGTTTTAAATTGTAAGCCCTCATCGGTGCAACCTGGTGTGTCATCTTTAGGATAAAAATATAACACTAATGGGGCTCCCCTCATGGCGCTCAACTGAAAGTTAAATCCCCCGGTGGCGGGAAGTGTGAAATCGGGTACAAGGCTCATTAATTCCATGTTGTATTATCCTCCTAAAATTGATATCAAATGATTGTTAGTGTTTTGACACATGAGAGATCCAGAACGACCTGGCACCTCAGCCCAATTGATTTCACACCAAGGTAGAGGGTCGGTAATTTGAGAAGCATAATCACTCATTGTGACAAATGTATACTTTTGTTTTTTCCAGCCGGTAATTAACTGATCCAATACTGAGAGTAACTTCATTCCCTCAAGTTCTGCATGCAGGGTAAATACTTCTAGTGCTTTATCAGATGTCTCGGTGTGCGAGAGAATGTGTTGGGCCACATTCGAGGCATCCAGTTGATTCAGTCCAATGAGCTCATCCAGGGTGGGTAGCGTCGTGGG
This sequence is a window from Ferrovum sp. JA12. Protein-coding genes within it:
- a CDS encoding PhoH family protein is translated as MVKQSATEKKLFVLDTNVLLHDPTSLFQFEEHDVYLPMIILEELDNNKKGMTEVARNARQVSRFLDEIITKDKGDITSGIPLAREGEKNVTGSLFLQTVTGGMLSLPLNSEKGDNQILAVALELKHAQPNRLIILVSKDINMRIKARALGVDAEDYFNDKVLEDSDLLYTGTRELAPEFWDSHGNDIESWQEQGKTLYRIKGPMVSSFLLNEFVYQDDAETPFYAFVKEKNNQFAVLQTLRDYTSQKNNIWGIMAANREQNFALNLLMDPDIDFVTLLGQAGTGKTLLTLAAGLMQTLEHQTYSEIIMTRVTVPVGEDIGFLPGTEEEKMMPWMGALEDNLDVLNKNDDEAGDWGRAATRDLIRSRIKIKSLNFMRGRTFLNKYLIIDEAQNLTPKQMKTLITRAGPGTKVVCLGNIAQIDTPYLTEGSSGLTYVVDRFKGWRHSGHVTLQRGERSRLADYAAEVL
- a CDS encoding peroxiredoxin, with product MELMSLVPDFTLPATGGFNFQLSAMRGAPLVLYFYPKDDTPGCTDEGLQFKTLYEEFKQLKCSVMGISRDSIASHERFKSKFDYPFPLLSDADEIACTLFDVIKMKNMYGKQVRGIQRSTFVIDSEGKLRQEWRGVNVPGHAQAVLDCIKSL